One Brassica napus cultivar Da-Ae chromosome C4, Da-Ae, whole genome shotgun sequence genomic region harbors:
- the LOC125575445 gene encoding uncharacterized protein LOC125575445, giving the protein MEDKGKGLVGEDEENSLSVSEGGPSNMEVDGSDDNYDDDEDDDDDEGDESDEAVSVIPTTFERLEYEALAEKKRKALFDSQRDGSEKRGKYDAKELVFTGRRRRRRMNKKRGRRQGSKKQISPEIQKRMTEAIFLHADNKDSEAFPILFDIINEAPAFGQAYYYLALVPDNLGKTEALSTDALKAAAYIKGPKSHVWKLLYDRAKEQGNMVLASDYVSKAVQADPEDIDLKYEYADLCLSAGKYKEAAETYEKIFRRHPDIIEPLKRGTEYFLKSGKGERAANMLEDHIKSHPSEVGPDILDLLADVLMQINAYDRALKYIHDVRQIYNLGKELPSSLKIRQAICHVRLEEMEQAEIVLNILPREAVSEHPKLIIDLADELTNIENFHSALKYYLLAINDTLNVSKSIRQLYSIVSSLTTFASSLW; this is encoded by the exons ATGGAAGATAAGGGAAAGGGTCTGGTGGGAGAAGATGAGGAAAACTCGTTGTCTGTATCAGAAGGGGGTCCAAGCAATATGGAAGTAGATGGTAGTGATGATaactatgatgatgatgaggacgacgacgacgacgaggGAGATGAGTCTGATGAAGCTGTAAGTGTAATTCCGACCACATTCGAACGCCTTGAATATGAAGCTCTGGCTGAGAAGAAACGCAAAGCACTTTTTGATTCTCAACGTGATGGTTCAGAGAAGAGAGGCAAGTATGATGCTAAGGAACTCGTCTTTACTGGCCGCCGACGAAGGAGAAGGATG AATAAAAAAAGGGGTAGACGACAGGGGTCAAAGAAACAAATTTCACCTGAGATTCAGAAGAGGATGACTGAGGCTATTTTTCTTCACGCAGATAATAAAGACAGTGAG GCTTTTCCTATTTTATTTGACATTATTAACGAAGCACCAGCCTTCGGTCAAGCTTATTATTACCTAGCACTTGTACCTGACAACCTTGGTAAGACCGAGGCATTGTCTACTGACGCATTGAAGGCTGCTGCATATATAAAAGGTCCAAAATCAC atgttTGGAAGTTGCTTTACGACAGGGCCAA GGAACAAGGGAACATGGTGTTAGCAAGCGATTATGTGTCCAAAGCAGTACAAGCAGATCCTGAGGACATTGATCTGAAATATGAATATGCAGACCTCTGCCTAAGTGCTGGGAAATATAAAGAAGCTGCTGAAACCTATGAGAAAATATTTCGTCGGCATCCTGATATAATTGAGCCACTCAAGAGGGGGACAGAG TATTTTCTAAAATCCGGCAAGGGTGAACGAGCAGCAAACATGTTAGAGGATCATATAAAATCTCATCCATCTGAAGTGGGGCCCGATATCTTGGATCTACTGGCTGATGTTTTGATGCAAATTAATGCGTATGATAGAGCTCTTAAGTATATTCATGATGTGCGCCAAATTTACAATCTAGGAAAGGAACTGCCTTCCAGCTTAAAAATCAGACAAGCCATCTGCCATGTTCGCCTTGAAGAAATGGAGCAAGCAGAG ATTGTTTTAAATATTCTGCCACGGGAGGCTGTATCTGAACATCCAAAGCTCATCATCGATTTGGCTGATGAGCTAACAAACATCGAGAATTTTCATTCTGCTCTCAAATACTATTTGCTAGCAATCAATGACACTTTGAATGTAAGTAAGAGTATTAGGCAGTTGTACTCGATTGTTTCTTCTCTTACAACTTTTGCTTCGTCACTTTGGTAA